The DNA region AAATTGTGCTTTATTTGACTCAGGTTTGCCTTGCATGTCCTACATCTGTTACATACAGACTAGAATTAAGACTGTTTGGTTAAATCCTGTCATATAGTAATTTCACTATAAATCATTTCAGGGCTTCCCAGAAATCATCCAGAGAGCTATCACTCCTATATGTGGAATAACTTTTTTAAGCATATTGACATAGATCCGAATAATGCTCATATCCTTGATGGGAATGCACCAGACTTACAGGCGGAATGTGAtgcatttgaaaagaaaattgaagaAGCAGGGGGGATTGATCTGTTTGTTGGAGGTATGAGGAAATGCTCTATGGTTAGTTACAATTCAAGCACATACACTGATTCTTTAATCAATAATTTTTTGACTTGACTAAAACCCAGTTTTTTTAGTTATTGTGTAAGGAAGTTCTGTGTCTAACAAAGAATCAGTATAAATTCCAAAACCAGAATGGTTGGTGTCCAGGTTACTAATGACTTAAGTAGGTTTTTGCTGAAAATGgggaagcaaaaggaaaagatgaGCCCTTTTTTATTCATTTACAATGTTTGAGGATATGTGTTGACTTTCAGGTCTggaatgatttattttttttaactttgaaaAGGCATTGGTCCAGATGGCCACATTGCATTCAATGAACCCGGATCAAGTTTGTCTTCACGAACAAGATTAAAGACTTTAGCAATGGACACCATTTTGGCAAATGCTAAATACTTTGATGGAGACTTATCTAAAGTACCAACTATGGCGCTAACTGTTGGTGTGGGTACAGTGATGGATGCTAGAGAAGTAAGAACTCATTTAGTTCTAGTTGCATGTGTGTTTTCAAGATAAGTTGGTATTGATACTGGGATTGAAAGTAAAGAGACCTTTGTTTTGCAGGTGATGATTCTTATAACAGGTGCACATAAGGCTTTTGCATTGTACAAAGCAATTGAAGAAGGAGTCAATCATATGTGGACAGTTTCCGCTTTCCAACAACACCCTCGCACTATCTTTGTGTGTGATGAAGATGCTACTTTAGAACTAAGAGTTAAAACTGTGAAGTACTTTAAAGGTGAGCACTGAATCAGAGGTCACACGTTTACGCAAAACCGACAGCTTTGAAATTATATTGATTTAAATCTGAGCCTTCCAACACTTTCCAGTCACTAATTATAATGTTATATATTCAAAATATAAATACTACCTTATTTCTTGTGTTTGGAAAATTGCCAGGAGGCATAGCTTGTGCTACCTACATTCCAGACAAATCTACTTGGGAAGAgtatttcctttgctttcagtTTGAAACAATAGTTTAGTAATCTTTACCTTTAAACAGCAGCAATCTGGTGTTCCAGAATACAAGTCTTAAGTATACTGGAAagattagtttaaaaaaaatcttaatacaTTTATTAATCCTGATACATTTCCATGCTGCTTTTACTATGTGCTGTAATGTGATGTCTAGTAAACTGTGATACAGAGTTTGAAGCCACCTGAGAACATTTTTCATGTGCAATTAGCATAACAATCTATACTGCCTTTGAAAACATTGCACCCTTTTactgtgtgtgttttttgtATTTCTAGAAGGTATATTGGGGCAAACTTAAAGTAAGTCAGGATATTTGATAGTAATGGAGACTTCCTAGACTGAATTCTGTTTGACTGAGACAGTAGAAGCTGAGAAAAGTAGTTTTCTCCTGACTGTACTAGCACAGGACGTGCAGTTGTGTGACTCAGTTGTTAGTCACACTAGCGTAGGTACCTGTAGTATCTGAGGTatcagagataaagattgtcATTTATTAAATTCTTTTATAGAGCATTATATCACCAGTCCTCATATAGGTACTGGTTTGCAATTTGGACATTTCTGTGATATTTATCCTGATACCTCTTGTGGCCAGCTtgtaaattttgtatttttcagtatGTTGTTCTCTGCTATGTATTTGTGGGGTAGGAGGGAGGGTTAGTCTTTTCTTGTATCACACTGCTAGATAGCACTTACTGTTGTTTTCAAAGATAAACTTCTCTAACTGCTTGGATAAGTTTTAAACATTATCCTGTATTTTACATAAGCAGAGGCTTTGCTTGGGAAACACAAACCTGATGTAGAATCACTAAATACAAATGACACTGAACATTGCTTTAAAAAACATCAAGGgctattttatgtttatttatatTACTAACATCAAGGGCTAATTTATGAATGTGTGCTATTGTCTCACTGTATTTACCCTGTAATACAGAGCAGTAGAACTTTTAAAAAGATGGTTTATTTTAAACTTACTTAATTTTACCTACTCTCAAAtcagtgagatttttttccccttataaGATGGAGGAGAAGTCAGTGTGGGTcaaattttgaattatttttgaatCTTGATCTTCAGGTTAGACTTCTTAGGGAAGCTAGGAAATTAATAATATTGCTGTTTATGGTAGTGATTTATGGAGATTTTTCAACACTTAAAACTTTCATTatgaaactgcttttttttttttgttttatgatGATGTACCACACGGTCTGGTAAATAGATTAACCTATCCCATTTTTTCTAACCTTCTGAAAACCTATAATAGGCTAAAATTATCAAGTGTGCTTATGGTCTTACTTGCAACTTTCTTGAAGaatcaaacagaaaatgaattttgaattttctgatttttctgcagATAAGTTAGTTCAGGATAGTTTTTTCCATACTTACACATGCTCCTCTTAAACCTGTGTGCAGAAATATGTTTATTCAAAGCATACTTGAATATCCAGTGGGACTTTCCTTTGAAGTAATTGTTTTGGCATCTAGCAAGTCTGGtgcattcctttaaaaaaatcgTTTGTTTCTCACTGTTTTTCCTGTAACATTTTCACTAACAGGATTTAAATATCCTTCATTAAGTATGACAGAAGCTATACTTTGTAACCATTTTTCATACATCTAGGAAGTGGGTAATTATTTCATTTCCCCTTTTTAGAAGAGGAAAATATTGGTAGGAAGTTAAATGTTTTAAAGCTCAAAACATGTTTCTAGTTTGCATAGTGTATGCAGCTGTTACTCTTTCTGGACAAATGACTTTTATGTCAAATGTATATTTAAGTTTTTGTCACtgttaaactgaaaaaatattatacTTGATCTGACAtctgtattttatattaaataatcACATAGTGATTAGTAATAGATGCTGcataaatgcctttttttatGGTCACCTACAGTAATGACCTTAGATTGTATAGTTAACTCAAATTTCATGTTGCTGCAGTGACACCAAGGTTGCCACCAGCTGCATCATGTAGCAAAGGTATTTGAATATTCTTTGCCATAGTTAATAAATATGCCATACTGTGAAATTTCTTTCATGGTTtttaagaaaattacttttagtGTTTAGTGCATATTTTAATTCTAGAAGTTAAATCTTTAGTTCAATATTAAAATGTACTTTTACTGTGCAGATTGTGAGCACTGATCATTACTGTTATTAGTCCTCAAGGTGAAATGAGGTTAAAAACCTGCCAGTGATCCAATGTCGTACATACCTAGATGTAGGTACCATTTTTACTAAGTTATAGCAAAGTTAAGAAGGAAGcatctttttttattaattgcaCTTCAGCATTTATCAGAATTAAAGCagttgaagaggaaaaaaaataatcccccTAATCATAGCTATGGAGGACTTgtatagaaagaaagaaaaacaaaaagcccagCTACAACAGAAAACAGTTCAACTGCTGAAATTGAGTCTGCACTAAGAGTCTGgataatttaatttgattttgcCTGTCTAGGACCACAAGTACATGATAACTACAGAGACATCACCACAGTGCTAGAACATTGCAAAAGAACTCAAGCTGTCAAAGTCTTACTGTGTGTGCATCTGATTTTTATGGCAAATTGTGGTGTGAGGGACTTACTTTGCTGTTACACAGTTTTTAATACATGGAAGATACATTCAGTTCATTTGGAAGTATTCCAGATGTGTTTTTTGGGTCTGTTATCAGGGAACTATCTGGTCCTTGCTTAGCTGATACTGAATATGTCAATAGTATGCAAGTGATACAGGAAtatttctgctgtctctgaCTCTGAACTACTTTAAATAGCCATTGTTGTTCTCTTCAATGAACTATTTAAATGTATACTTTGAAGCAAATTCCAAATAAAAATGTGGATAGAAGAACATGTTAACAAAGTATAACTAATGTAAAGCTGGCATTGTTGCTTTCCCCCCAAGGTTTAATGCATGTGCACAATAAGCTTGTGGACCCACTGTACAGtatgaaagaaaactgaaagaagACTGAAGAGGAACTCCATGTGGGTCAGCAGCAACAGTTTTAGGTAGCAGATGAGTTCACTGCTATGCAATATGCTGAAAACTGTTTAAAATGGGAAATCCTAGGTACTGTATTTTCAAAAAGGTCCAATATCTGTACATTCACATTCCATCTGTTTGCTGTGTTGTGCATTTTGCTTTAACATTTGGAGCTCTGCTGTTGGCTGACATCACTAAATGGCAAAGAACAAACTTGGGAGAGACTGCACGTTATGTAGAGAGGGGAAAAGCAGAGCACTTACTCTAGCACAGCAATGTATTGCATCTGCCTCATGTTAGAGATGATGACACTTCATTTCCCAGAATTCTTAATTTTTGGCTTGGTTAGTGTAATTTACATTTTGCATTTGTGTCTCTAGGCAGAATGGTTTTGGCCTTTCCTAATACTATGGACTTGTAATAGTTGTACAATTTCTACTATGAAATGTTCTGTTTACACGTATCTTATGTACACTGAGCTTTTGCACTTGGTTGCCTTAAATTTGTCTTAAACAGTTTTTGGGCATCTCAAATCCTGCTGTATATTTTGGGCAAATGAAGATACAAAAACAGTGCCTAAAAATGCACCAAATTCTTTGAAGTTACAAATCGCTCCATggataaaaatattaaacttcTACAATAGCACTTTCTCCTCTCATGTACTTCAAATTACTTTaggatttttatatttttggtaATCAAGCTTTATACATAAGGAAGAAATCTCAGCGTTCCTTCCTGGAGGTACCTGGTCAATTATATAACTGATGTTACAATTAAACGCCTGAAAAGGGCTTAATTTACAGGACTATAATGTCTGCAAATGATCATTTAAAGCCAACAGTTAATCACTTTTTCATTGTATCATTGTAGACACTGAGCTGTTACAAGGAATGTTATTTCCTACTTTGAATATAAGTAAAACCTAAATATAAGTCTCTTAGTTTCAAAATTGTTTCATTTCAAATATAAATTGTCATGACCAAATACTTCAGAGTTTCAGGGAGTGATTA from Anomalospiza imberbis isolate Cuckoo-Finch-1a 21T00152 chromosome 4, ASM3175350v1, whole genome shotgun sequence includes:
- the GNPDA2 gene encoding glucosamine-6-phosphate isomerase 2 — encoded protein: MRLVILEDYDQASEWAAKYICNRIIQFKPSQGRYFTLGLPTGNTPLGCYKKLIEYHKNGDLSFKYVKTFNMDEYVGLPRNHPESYHSYMWNNFFKHIDIDPNNAHILDGNAPDLQAECDAFEKKIEEAGGIDLFVGGIGPDGHIAFNEPGSSLSSRTRLKTLAMDTILANAKYFDGDLSKVPTMALTVGVGTVMDAREVMILITGAHKAFALYKAIEEGVNHMWTVSAFQQHPRTIFVCDEDATLELRVKTVKYFKGLMHVHNKLVDPLYSMKEN